Genomic window (Pradoshia sp. D12):
CTGGAAGAGATGAAGGTTGCAGAAGTGATGGATCCCAATCTTCCATGTCTTAAAGAAAGTGATTCAATTGAAAAAGCAATGGAACTTCTCATTGATCATCCATTTGTATGTGTGGTAGGTACTGAGGGAGCTTTCGAAGGTATATTGACCAGAAGGCAGGTTATGAAGCATACAAATCGTTTAATAAAAATCATTAAATATAATTAATATCAGTATCTCAATCGATAATGATGAGTGGATTAAAAAATAAACATTTTTTAAAACGCCTGGATAAAGATCCAGGCGTTTTTTACATGGTTTATAAAGTTGTATAACTTAAATTTAAAAGTGACTTTAAACAATGTTATCAATAAAACACTCTAAGACATGCTAATAACTCAACAAAACTTTTAATAGATATAATATTCCAAATTAACTTTATCCAGGATAGGAACTTCGTTAAAATGATAGGGAGGGGCGTGGAAAAATGAATTCAATCGATTCAAGCATAGAAAAAAAGTCTTTCAAAAGGGCAAAGAAGAAGACAAAACGCCCTTTAGTATTAATTTCAATCCTATTGGCTTTATTCATGGGTGCCATCGAGGGTACTATCGTTTCAACTGCAATGCCTGAGATCGTTGGTGATCTGGGAGGCTTCTCCCTGTATAGTTGGGTCTTCTCAGCCTATTTGCTAATGAATACGGTAACGGTATTGATCTATGGGAAGCTATCTGATTTATTTGGCAGAAAACCAGTATTATTATTTGGGATTACAGTGTTTCTGCTTGGTTCCCTCGGCTCTGGATATGCATGGTCCATGCAAAGCTTAATTTTTTTTCGTTTAATACAGGGTTTTGGAGCTGGAGCCATTACGCCCGTTGCAATGACAATTGTAGGGGATATATATACGAAAGAAGAACGAGCAAAAGTTCAGGGTTATTTATCAAGTGTTTGGGGAATATCGGCTATTTTGGGACCTGCTATTGGCGGATTATTAATCGAGTACATATCATGGAGCTGGATCTTTTGGATTAATATTCCGTTAGGATTTCTCTCTTTAGGAGGTTTGCTATTTTTCTTCCATGAGCAAAAGACGGTTAAAAAACAAAAGGTAGATTATATGGGTTCAGCAATGCTTGCTGTTTCTTTGTCGCTTTTAATGTTTTTATTTGTGCAAGGAGGGATTTCATTTTCCTGGCTTTCTTTAAAAAGTTCGTTGTTAATTATACTCCTGCTAATTTTGGTGTTTTGCTTTGTGAAGCATGAAAACAGAACTGTAGAGCCCGTTATGCCTTTTTCTATCTGGAAGAATCAATCAATATTGTTTGCTAATTTAACCTCTCTTACAACCGGTATTGTTTTAATTGGAGTATCAAGCTATTTACCAACATTTGTACAGGGAGTAATGGAGGAATCCCCAATGATAGCAGGATTTACTCTTACTGCCATGTCTATAGGGTGGCCGATAGCATCCTTTATATCAGGCAATATGATCTTGAAGATAGGGTATCGTACTACTTGTATAACAGGTGGAATCTTTATCATACTGGGTGCACTGGCTTTTACATTTTTGCCCTCCCATGGATATGTGTTTTTGGCCGCTTCTGGATCCTTCTTGCTTGGTGTGGGAATGGGGCTTACAAGCACTGCTTTTATCGTGTCCATCCAATCTACTGTGGATTGGGAACAAAGAGGTGCTGCAACAGCTGCAAACATGTTCATGAGAAATCTGGGAAACACAATCGGTGCCGCATTATTGGGAGGTATATTGAATAATCGTTTAAACGCTTATTATTCACAAAATGAAAATATAGATTTAAATTCGGTAAACGAATTGCTTAACACTGAGATTCGATCTTCTTTAGAGCCGGAAAGATTGGAACAGATCCAAAGTGGATTAACACATTCATTGGGTATTGTGTATTTCATTGTCTTACTACTGGCTATACTGAGCTTGTTCTTGATATTGAAAATGCCAAAAGAGAAATCGTAACAGCCTCATTAAATCTGCTATATTGTAATATTTGCAGTTCAGCAGAATATAAAGGTAAAATAAAATGAATGTCTGATTAAGAAGAGATTGGTTTGTGAGGAGAACAAATGGTTATAACTGATTTTGAATTATTGGATACTCTTGCTGTTGAACTGAATTTACGTAAGACTGCCGAAAGAATGTTTGTCTCTCAGCCGGCACTTTCACAACGTCTTCAATCAATAGAAAGAGAATGGGGAACACCGCTTTTTATTAGATCAGCAAAAGGAATGACGTTGACGGAGGCGGGAGAAATTGTCGTTCAATATGCCAGGGAATCCCTGAAATTAAAAGAAAAAACACGAGAAAAAGTAGATGCTCTCAATCATAATGTACAAGGTACATTAAAAATTGCGAGTGCTTCTATAGTCGGCCAATATTGGCTCCCGATGATTTTAAAGAAATATGTTAACAAATATCCCAATGTTAAGATCTCACTTGTGACAGGCTGGAGCAGTGAAATGATCGAAAATATCTATAATGGAGAGTCTCATATTGGTATATTGAGAGGGGTTCCTGACTGGCATGGTTATAAAAAGCTATTGTTCAGTGATCACTTATACCTTGTGGATACCGAGCTTAACCAATTATCAGATGCGTTAACTACAGAACGCCCATTTATCTTGTTTAAAAGTGATTCGAACTATTATCGAGAGATTCAAAATTGGTGGATCCGCCATTATGGAATTCCACCGACACGTACCATTCTTGTGGATCAAATTGAAACCTGTAAACAAATGGTGATGAATGGAATTGGGTATGCCATATTGCCCGGTATTTCTTTAAGAGAAGGTGAAGCCTCGTATTTTAAACATCCCTTGTATGATTTGGAGGGGCAGTCTGTTGAAAGAAAGACATGGCTTGTAAGCTACGATGCTTCCTTAGAATTAAGACAGGTTAAGGCTTTTGTAAGTTTGATTGAGGAAATGTTAATTGAATAGAAATGAAATCTCTATTCTTGTTTTTCCTACTCTTGTTTGATAAAGTAATAGAAAATTATTTAGGGGAGAGAAATATACTATGAAAATGATGGATGCAAATGAAATTATATCCTTTATCGGAAACAGTGTGAAAAAAACGCCGGTTAAAGTATACATAAAGGGAGAAATCAGTGAGCTGGTATTTAATCCTGAGGTTAAAACATTTATTACCGGTAACACAGGGGTGATTTTTGGAGAATGGTCTGATATTCAACCAACATTAGAGGAAAACAAGGCGAAAATAGAAGATTATGTTATTGAAAATGATTGTCGAAATTCCGCAATTCCAATGCTGGATTTAAAAGGGATTAATGCACGTATTGAGCCGGGGGCGATTATCCGTGATCAGGTTCATATTGGAAATAATGCGGTGATTATGATGGGAGCGTCCATTAATATTGGTGCAAGCATCGGAGATAAGACTATGATTGATATGAATGCCGTGCTTGGCGGACGTGCAACTGTCGGTGAAAATTGCCATATTGGAGCAGGAGCAGTGTTGGCTGGCGTAATAGAGCCTCCATCTGCCAATCCTGTTGTAATCGAAGATAATGTACTTGTTGGTGCTAATGCGGTTATTTTAGAAGGTGTCAGAGTAGGAGAGGGAGCTGTAGTAGCGGCTGGAGCAATTGTAGTAGAAGATGTTCCTGCTCATACAGTAGTTGCTGGAGTTCCGGCTAAAGTAATTAAAACAATTGATGAAAAGACTAAATCCAAAATTGAAATTAAGGATGAGCTTCGTCAGCTATAATAAAAATGGAAGGGGCGTGGAGATGATGATTTCCGCGCCTGTTTTTAAATTGGAGATGAGGTGAGCTGCAATTTGGAAAAGTTAAT
Coding sequences:
- a CDS encoding MDR family MFS transporter codes for the protein MNSIDSSIEKKSFKRAKKKTKRPLVLISILLALFMGAIEGTIVSTAMPEIVGDLGGFSLYSWVFSAYLLMNTVTVLIYGKLSDLFGRKPVLLFGITVFLLGSLGSGYAWSMQSLIFFRLIQGFGAGAITPVAMTIVGDIYTKEERAKVQGYLSSVWGISAILGPAIGGLLIEYISWSWIFWINIPLGFLSLGGLLFFFHEQKTVKKQKVDYMGSAMLAVSLSLLMFLFVQGGISFSWLSLKSSLLIILLLILVFCFVKHENRTVEPVMPFSIWKNQSILFANLTSLTTGIVLIGVSSYLPTFVQGVMEESPMIAGFTLTAMSIGWPIASFISGNMILKIGYRTTCITGGIFIILGALAFTFLPSHGYVFLAASGSFLLGVGMGLTSTAFIVSIQSTVDWEQRGAATAANMFMRNLGNTIGAALLGGILNNRLNAYYSQNENIDLNSVNELLNTEIRSSLEPERLEQIQSGLTHSLGIVYFIVLLLAILSLFLILKMPKEKS
- the dapD gene encoding 2,3,4,5-tetrahydropyridine-2,6-dicarboxylate N-acetyltransferase translates to MKMMDANEIISFIGNSVKKTPVKVYIKGEISELVFNPEVKTFITGNTGVIFGEWSDIQPTLEENKAKIEDYVIENDCRNSAIPMLDLKGINARIEPGAIIRDQVHIGNNAVIMMGASINIGASIGDKTMIDMNAVLGGRATVGENCHIGAGAVLAGVIEPPSANPVVIEDNVLVGANAVILEGVRVGEGAVVAAGAIVVEDVPAHTVVAGVPAKVIKTIDEKTKSKIEIKDELRQL
- a CDS encoding LysR family transcriptional regulator, which codes for MVITDFELLDTLAVELNLRKTAERMFVSQPALSQRLQSIEREWGTPLFIRSAKGMTLTEAGEIVVQYARESLKLKEKTREKVDALNHNVQGTLKIASASIVGQYWLPMILKKYVNKYPNVKISLVTGWSSEMIENIYNGESHIGILRGVPDWHGYKKLLFSDHLYLVDTELNQLSDALTTERPFILFKSDSNYYREIQNWWIRHYGIPPTRTILVDQIETCKQMVMNGIGYAILPGISLREGEASYFKHPLYDLEGQSVERKTWLVSYDASLELRQVKAFVSLIEEMLIE